The Nocardia higoensis genome has a segment encoding these proteins:
- a CDS encoding primosomal protein encodes MASGDIVPIELGLTDGDLVTLWAPRWRDGDDEWMAFLGHEDTLYGFESVAELAAFVRTDTDNDLVDHPAWKVVVGLSAVELEPQEHHTFDLVGVPELAAGDPEPETVAELEDTLDMVRNLGDVCELDVVTKFFSSHPVLGALPGGASAFVGRDGEELWDQIGAAIAKDWDDVLDAVDSVVSTPEVDATAVSNAEAELLAAEENIVDADDAAESEVEAEFEPVDLDESEDEHDAQDEEDDSFWHEVGIDPVKIITSEGTHFTLRCYLDDEPIFLGNDGEILTFASERALARYLADDHEHDLARVSTFGEVQTAAIDGSLEVEVTDENVYVLPGLADDLAEGPDAVDIDQLDLAVELFTDAADYADDDAVEVALAKSTPLGWYVSYLLNPDPTRLAPNPPFHAEAQAWRELERAFEARLISE; translated from the coding sequence ATGGCTTCTGGAGACATCGTCCCGATCGAGCTCGGCCTGACCGACGGCGATCTCGTCACCCTGTGGGCACCGCGCTGGCGTGACGGTGACGACGAGTGGATGGCGTTCCTCGGACACGAGGACACTCTCTACGGATTCGAGTCCGTCGCGGAACTCGCGGCCTTCGTCCGCACCGACACCGACAACGACCTGGTGGACCATCCCGCGTGGAAAGTGGTGGTCGGGCTGTCGGCGGTGGAACTGGAACCGCAGGAGCATCACACCTTCGACCTGGTCGGCGTGCCCGAGCTCGCCGCCGGTGACCCGGAGCCGGAGACCGTCGCCGAACTCGAGGACACCCTCGATATGGTGCGCAACCTCGGCGATGTGTGCGAGCTCGACGTGGTGACCAAGTTCTTCAGCTCGCACCCGGTGCTCGGCGCGCTGCCCGGCGGGGCGAGCGCGTTCGTCGGACGCGACGGCGAGGAGCTCTGGGACCAGATCGGCGCTGCCATCGCCAAGGACTGGGACGATGTGCTCGACGCCGTCGACTCCGTGGTCAGCACCCCCGAGGTGGACGCCACGGCGGTCTCCAACGCCGAGGCCGAACTGCTGGCCGCCGAGGAGAACATCGTCGACGCCGACGACGCGGCCGAGAGCGAGGTGGAGGCCGAGTTCGAGCCGGTCGATCTCGACGAGAGCGAGGACGAGCACGACGCGCAGGACGAAGAGGACGACTCGTTCTGGCACGAGGTCGGCATCGACCCGGTGAAGATCATCACCAGCGAGGGCACCCACTTCACGCTGCGCTGTTACCTCGACGACGAGCCGATCTTCCTGGGCAACGACGGCGAGATCCTCACCTTCGCCTCCGAGCGCGCGCTCGCCCGATACCTGGCCGACGACCACGAGCACGACCTGGCCAGGGTGAGCACCTTCGGCGAGGTGCAGACCGCCGCCATCGACGGCTCGCTCGAGGTCGAGGTGACCGACGAGAACGTCTACGTGCTGCCGGGCCTGGCCGACGATCTGGCCGAGGGACCGGACGCGGTCGACATCGATCAGCTCGACCTCGCCGTCGAACTGTTCACCGATGCGGCCGACTACGCCGACGACGACGCGGTCGAGGTCGCGCTGGCCAAATCCACCCCGCTGGGCTGGTACGTGTCCTATCTGCTCAACCCGGACCCGACCCGGCTGGCCCCGAACCCGCCGTTCCATGCCGAGGCGCAGGCCTGGCGAGAGCTGGAGCGAGCGTTCGAAGCCCGCCTGATCTCGGAGTAG
- a CDS encoding adenosine deaminase — MTGPTPPTLASIRRAPKVLLHDHLDGGLRPVTVLELAADCGYDELPADNEADLEAWFRESADSGSLERYLETFAHTVAVMQTPEGLRRVARECVLDLAADSVVYAEVRFAPEQHLERGLSLDEVVEHTLAGFREGEAEAAAAGQPIVVVCLLTAMRHAARSREIAELTVRWRDRGVGGFDIAGAEAGYPPTRHLDAFEYMRASNAYFTIHAGEAFGLPSIHEALAYCGCDRLGHGVRIIDDIRVPGGDIAAAELGRLASYVRDKRIPLELCPSSNVQTGAVPSLDKHPFDLLARLRFRVTVNTDNRLMSDTTMSKEMFELSQTFGYGWSDLERFTINAMKSAFVPFPERLRIIDDIIKPGYAVLIG, encoded by the coding sequence ATGACAGGACCGACGCCACCGACCCTCGCTTCGATCCGCCGAGCGCCCAAGGTCTTGCTGCACGATCACCTCGACGGTGGTCTGCGGCCCGTGACGGTGCTGGAACTCGCCGCCGACTGCGGGTACGACGAGCTACCGGCCGACAACGAGGCGGACCTGGAGGCCTGGTTCCGCGAATCCGCCGACTCCGGCTCGCTGGAACGCTATCTGGAGACCTTCGCCCATACCGTCGCCGTCATGCAGACGCCCGAGGGCCTGCGCCGGGTCGCCCGCGAATGCGTGCTCGATCTGGCCGCCGACAGCGTCGTCTACGCCGAAGTGCGCTTCGCTCCCGAGCAGCATCTGGAACGCGGGTTGAGCCTCGACGAGGTGGTCGAGCACACACTGGCCGGATTCCGGGAGGGCGAGGCCGAGGCCGCCGCGGCCGGGCAGCCGATCGTGGTGGTCTGTCTGCTGACGGCCATGCGGCACGCGGCGCGCTCACGCGAGATCGCCGAACTGACGGTGCGCTGGCGTGACCGCGGTGTCGGCGGCTTCGACATCGCGGGGGCGGAGGCCGGTTACCCGCCCACCCGGCACCTGGACGCCTTCGAGTACATGCGCGCCAGCAATGCCTACTTCACCATTCACGCGGGCGAGGCCTTCGGGTTGCCCTCCATCCACGAGGCGCTGGCCTACTGCGGATGCGACCGGCTCGGGCACGGGGTGCGCATCATCGACGACATCCGGGTGCCCGGCGGCGATATCGCCGCCGCCGAACTCGGCAGGCTGGCCTCCTATGTGCGCGACAAGCGCATTCCGCTGGAGCTGTGCCCGTCGTCGAACGTGCAGACCGGAGCGGTGCCCTCGCTCGACAAGCACCCCTTCGACCTGCTGGCCCGATTGCGCTTCCGCGTCACCGTCAACACCGACAACCGGTTGATGAGCGACACCACCATGAGCAAGGAGATGTTCGAGCTGTCCCAGACCTTCGGTTACGGCTGGAGCGACCTGGAGCGGTTCACCATCAATGCCATGAAGTCGGCGTTCGTCCCGTTCCCGGAACGCCTGCGCATCATCGACGACATCATCAAACCCGGGTACGCGGTCCTGATCGGCTGA
- a CDS encoding YbaB/EbfC family nucleoid-associated protein, which translates to MSAEMDALVANATAKLEALEAALYGLGQVRGSFTSEDGAVGVEVDSNGALVGLRLSEAVTTMAPAEVGQLIIWACRQAAEDAGEQRSKVVAALNESFAPDTTSIPGPLGGRPDSA; encoded by the coding sequence GTGAGCGCTGAGATGGACGCCCTGGTCGCCAACGCGACCGCCAAACTGGAGGCCCTCGAGGCCGCCCTGTACGGCCTGGGCCAGGTTCGCGGCAGCTTCACCAGCGAGGACGGCGCGGTCGGCGTGGAGGTCGACAGCAACGGAGCGCTGGTGGGTCTGCGGCTGTCGGAGGCGGTGACGACGATGGCCCCGGCCGAAGTCGGTCAGCTGATCATCTGGGCGTGCAGGCAGGCCGCCGAGGACGCGGGCGAGCAGCGTTCCAAGGTCGTTGCGGCACTGAACGAGTCGTTCGCTCCGGACACGACCTCGATTCCCGGCCCGCTCGGAGGCAGGCCGGATAGTGCCTGA